A section of the Microbulbifer pacificus genome encodes:
- a CDS encoding peptide MFS transporter — protein MTSNVADVTTTAPRAGSGELLGHPKGLYICFATELWERFSFYGMKYLLLLYLTKYHLFTDSAGYDVLGAYAGLVYALPLIGGLLADRYLGMRKAVLFGGILLCLGHLLMAVEGHAAISYAAGTVLSEAITLNDGSVIAAGTTLTEGVIIQDVVALKVFFMALALITVGVGFLKPNISTIVGQLYAKNDPRRDAGFTIFYMGINVGSFMATLLCGWLGETYGWGYGFGLAGIGMVVGLITFTWGQKYLDGLAEPSRPEVLKEKAVGPINKEWAVYLGGIASLALVWFLVQSEPVVHLAQNSLLIVAIVGLILFSMLHKDSKGKDMIAIGMAAATAALGLIWAFTNVDVWLGCMLLGLVAFIGYGFARHYSEEFSRTVVLMVLITSTIVFWALFEQSAGSMTLYADRVLDRTVGDGEIRASMFGSLNAGFIMLLAIPFAALWVWLGKRGWEPSTPVKFGLGIIQAGLGFGALVLGAAFPTEAGKVAMIWLVLAYLLHTTGELCLSPVGLSAVTKLSIGKVVSVSMGTWFLATALSETVATRIGKMAAMPQEGGSDMASTLATYTSLYEYLMWWGLGVGALMIVISPLLKKGMCGIR, from the coding sequence ATGACATCAAATGTCGCAGACGTCACTACGACGGCCCCCCGTGCTGGCTCGGGCGAATTGCTCGGCCATCCGAAAGGACTTTACATCTGTTTTGCTACCGAACTCTGGGAGCGATTCTCTTTCTACGGCATGAAGTACCTGCTTCTGCTGTATTTGACCAAATACCACTTGTTCACCGACAGCGCCGGCTATGACGTGCTCGGTGCCTACGCGGGCCTTGTTTACGCACTCCCACTGATCGGCGGCCTGCTGGCCGACCGCTATCTGGGCATGCGCAAGGCCGTACTGTTCGGCGGCATCCTGCTCTGCCTCGGTCACCTGCTGATGGCGGTGGAAGGCCATGCCGCCATTTCCTATGCCGCTGGCACTGTGCTCAGCGAAGCCATCACCCTGAACGACGGCAGCGTGATCGCCGCCGGCACCACGCTCACCGAAGGTGTGATCATCCAGGACGTCGTTGCCCTCAAAGTGTTCTTTATGGCACTGGCGCTGATCACTGTGGGTGTGGGCTTCCTCAAGCCTAACATCTCCACCATCGTCGGCCAGCTCTACGCCAAAAATGATCCCCGTCGCGACGCCGGCTTCACCATCTTCTACATGGGTATCAATGTCGGTTCCTTCATGGCGACCCTGCTGTGTGGCTGGCTGGGAGAAACCTATGGCTGGGGCTACGGCTTCGGTCTGGCGGGTATCGGCATGGTAGTCGGCCTGATCACCTTCACCTGGGGACAGAAATACCTGGATGGCCTGGCCGAGCCCAGCCGCCCTGAAGTCCTGAAGGAAAAGGCCGTCGGCCCGATCAACAAGGAATGGGCCGTGTACCTGGGCGGTATCGCCTCCCTGGCGCTGGTATGGTTCCTGGTTCAGAGCGAGCCGGTGGTGCACCTGGCGCAGAACAGCCTGCTGATTGTGGCCATTGTTGGCCTGATCCTGTTCTCCATGCTGCATAAAGACAGCAAGGGCAAGGACATGATTGCCATTGGCATGGCCGCGGCCACTGCTGCTCTCGGCCTGATCTGGGCTTTCACCAACGTGGATGTATGGCTCGGTTGCATGCTGCTCGGCCTGGTTGCCTTCATCGGTTACGGCTTTGCCCGCCATTACAGCGAGGAGTTCTCCCGCACCGTGGTGCTGATGGTGCTGATCACCTCCACCATCGTGTTCTGGGCACTGTTCGAGCAGTCCGCAGGCTCCATGACCCTGTACGCGGACCGCGTACTCGACCGCACCGTAGGTGACGGCGAGATCCGCGCTTCCATGTTCGGCTCCCTGAATGCCGGCTTCATCATGCTGCTGGCGATTCCGTTCGCTGCCCTGTGGGTGTGGCTCGGCAAGCGCGGCTGGGAACCCAGCACTCCGGTCAAATTCGGCCTCGGCATCATTCAGGCCGGTCTCGGCTTCGGCGCACTGGTTCTGGGCGCGGCCTTCCCCACCGAAGCCGGCAAGGTCGCGATGATCTGGCTGGTACTGGCCTACCTGCTGCACACCACCGGTGAGCTGTGTCTCTCTCCGGTGGGCCTGTCTGCGGTAACCAAGCTGTCTATCGGCAAGGTCGTCAGCGTGAGTATGGGTACCTGGTTCCTGGCTACTGCCCTGTCTGAAACCGTGGCGACCCGCATCGGCAAGATGGCGGCCATGCCTCAGGAAGGCGGTAGCGATATGGCCTCCACCCTGGCCACTTACACAAGTCTCTACGAGTACCTAATGTGGTGGGGTCTCGGCGTCGGTGCGCTGATGATTGTCATCTCGCCGCTGCTGAAAAAAGGTATGTGCGGTATTCGCTAA
- a CDS encoding tetratricopeptide repeat protein, translating to MKTPKNSDLAVPVWSQAPSLRTAMSVGFLLLLLAGCGGMSPAPESPIDLPWLLSGEALFAEPVEPESLPDDDILGLEPQLRGYLAQVAPGESPQQRLVALLRGFENRDFTVQYQADRTLTASETYYQQQGNCMAFTVMMVAMARELGADAYFNQVEVPPVWEHAESHTFVVYRHINMVSETSRGRRVVDFNLAAYDPVYDQRKLTDTEAFAQYYSNRGLEWMQQGDMRQAFLYLRKALVLRPQSSDLWANLGAFYSRNRQQLAAEQSYLQALQLQHDHTIAISNLERLYRQQQRFVLADHYADKARRHREQNPYYLYYQARNAYDHGDYKVAKRQLKRALWQYQNDHRFHFLMGLTSYRLGDIEDSREHFTAAFSLAENPGTQQAYNRKLEYLKNHP from the coding sequence ATGAAAACCCCGAAAAATTCTGACCTGGCGGTGCCAGTCTGGTCACAGGCGCCGAGTCTCCGCACGGCGATGAGTGTTGGTTTTCTGCTGTTACTGCTGGCTGGATGCGGCGGTATGTCGCCTGCGCCGGAGTCCCCTATCGATCTGCCCTGGCTGCTTTCCGGGGAAGCGCTTTTTGCCGAGCCGGTAGAACCTGAGTCCCTGCCTGACGACGACATTCTCGGGCTCGAGCCGCAATTGCGCGGGTATCTGGCGCAGGTGGCACCCGGGGAAAGCCCCCAGCAGCGATTGGTTGCCTTGCTACGTGGTTTTGAGAATCGCGATTTTACCGTGCAGTATCAGGCCGACAGGACCCTTACAGCCTCTGAAACCTATTATCAGCAACAGGGCAACTGCATGGCGTTCACGGTAATGATGGTGGCCATGGCCCGGGAGCTGGGGGCGGATGCCTATTTCAATCAGGTAGAAGTGCCGCCGGTATGGGAGCATGCGGAGTCACATACATTTGTTGTGTACCGGCATATCAACATGGTGTCGGAAACCAGCCGTGGGCGCAGAGTGGTGGACTTTAACCTCGCCGCGTATGACCCGGTTTACGACCAGCGCAAACTCACGGACACGGAAGCCTTCGCCCAGTACTACAGCAATCGCGGCCTCGAGTGGATGCAGCAGGGGGATATGCGGCAGGCCTTCCTTTATTTACGCAAGGCCCTGGTGTTGCGCCCACAAAGCAGCGACCTGTGGGCAAATCTCGGTGCTTTTTACAGTCGCAACCGGCAACAGCTGGCTGCGGAGCAGAGCTATCTGCAGGCACTGCAGCTGCAGCACGACCACACCATTGCCATCAGTAATCTGGAGCGACTCTACCGCCAGCAGCAGCGCTTTGTTCTCGCGGATCACTACGCAGACAAGGCCCGTAGACACAGGGAACAAAACCCCTATTACCTCTACTACCAGGCGCGCAATGCCTATGATCACGGGGATTACAAAGTAGCAAAGCGGCAACTGAAGCGGGCTCTGTGGCAGTACCAAAATGATCACCGCTTTCATTTCCTGATGGGGCTGACCAGCTATCGCCTTGGTGACATAGAGGATTCTCGCGAGCATTTCACCGCGGCATTCTCCCTCGCGGAAAACCCCGGTACGCAGCAGGCGTACAACCGTAAACTCGAGTACCTCAAAAACCATCCATAA
- a CDS encoding TonB-dependent receptor plug domain-containing protein → MIKTKLSIAIAAFGTLAAAAVSAQETAAGPVVEEVIVTGSRIARDPLSTTGPITIVDSDAIQRSGVGTIDELLNQLPSMGTTGINANDNNGGQGLSFVDLRNLGSARTLVLVNGRRFVSSASGVSSAVDMNNIPVEMIDRIEVLTDGASAVYGSDAVAGVINVVMKDSFDGLRINARAGATSEGGGENGDISFTFGSEGERGSFIANISHSQRDEITYNDRDWAGLTSSMGPNGNIFTNYGSFSVGEDGVTLGKYAGYDIGQHMWLSGAMERTSGTASGKFSVTDSVELWGEASYTTKTTNQQLAAQPMYAGNGFELNPEEHLPEAIKTQLQDAWQKADDAYQIELAAYNAAVAEWEAQGSPEGLEPTAPVASHGTDWVDGFSDFRIRPVSGGTRSYEQTTDTYRVAAGFRGDFSNGWSWDTFASYGKNEGDNVTLNSYNKTKLEEIFSGAAGLDFNFAGGMSPEIMDYFRYDDRENNSYELLNVGAAISGDIDAIQFQGGTLGFAAGVEYREESGEFNPSPETQSGETFGNQQDATGGEYDVTEVFAEFNLPILQGARFAEELTADFAVRYSDFSTFGGQSTGKVGLVYAPVEDVRFRTSYSTSFRAPGIYELFSGSAQSYEYLIDPCDTSTSNKEGQGDYCNMVGANFTQAGNQVPTNIGGNEELTPEEAQTFTAGIVWTPSFVDDLSITLDYYDISIEDAITSPDLQRILDDCFRDGIASACQFVTRGAGDQIVALEGAKMNIGKVDTRGVDVDIVHNLHFDAGRLGLRAQASRLLEYNEFNEQSGTESDYLEYVGTTGGLYVKWRGLASATWYGNDWDLGAEMQYFDDGYSAYKPVKSMTYLNLRAGWDLNEATRLSAGIDNVSDKEPEDTSGYGDWNSFYDFQGRYFWAGASYQF, encoded by the coding sequence ATGATCAAGACCAAGTTGAGTATCGCTATTGCTGCGTTCGGTACCCTGGCTGCTGCTGCGGTGTCCGCTCAAGAAACCGCCGCTGGTCCGGTTGTTGAAGAAGTAATTGTTACCGGCTCACGTATTGCGCGTGATCCGCTGTCCACCACTGGCCCTATCACTATCGTAGATTCCGATGCCATCCAGCGCTCCGGCGTGGGCACCATCGACGAGCTGCTGAACCAGCTGCCGTCCATGGGTACCACTGGTATCAACGCCAATGACAACAACGGCGGCCAGGGCCTGTCCTTCGTTGACCTGCGTAACCTGGGCTCTGCACGCACCCTGGTACTGGTCAACGGCCGCCGCTTCGTATCCTCTGCTTCCGGCGTAAGCTCTGCAGTAGATATGAACAACATTCCCGTTGAAATGATCGACCGTATCGAAGTGCTCACCGATGGTGCTTCTGCGGTTTACGGCTCCGATGCGGTAGCCGGTGTTATCAACGTGGTAATGAAAGATTCTTTCGACGGCCTGCGCATCAACGCGCGCGCTGGCGCCACTTCTGAAGGCGGCGGTGAGAACGGCGATATCTCTTTCACTTTCGGTAGCGAAGGTGAGCGCGGTAGCTTTATCGCGAATATCAGCCACAGCCAGCGTGACGAGATTACTTACAACGACCGCGACTGGGCCGGCCTGACCAGCTCCATGGGTCCGAACGGTAATATTTTCACCAACTACGGTAGCTTCAGCGTTGGTGAAGACGGCGTAACCCTGGGCAAATACGCCGGTTACGACATCGGCCAGCACATGTGGCTGTCTGGCGCCATGGAGCGTACTTCCGGTACCGCTTCCGGCAAATTCTCCGTCACCGACAGCGTCGAGCTGTGGGGTGAGGCGAGCTACACCACCAAAACCACCAACCAGCAGCTGGCTGCACAGCCGATGTACGCTGGTAACGGTTTTGAGCTGAACCCGGAAGAGCACCTGCCGGAAGCGATCAAAACCCAGCTGCAGGACGCTTGGCAAAAAGCCGACGACGCCTACCAGATCGAGCTGGCTGCGTACAACGCTGCTGTTGCCGAGTGGGAAGCACAGGGTAGCCCGGAAGGCCTGGAGCCAACTGCACCGGTAGCCTCTCACGGCACCGATTGGGTTGACGGCTTCTCCGACTTCCGCATCCGTCCGGTATCCGGCGGCACCCGTTCTTACGAGCAGACCACCGATACCTACCGCGTTGCGGCAGGTTTCCGCGGTGACTTCTCCAACGGTTGGAGCTGGGACACCTTCGCGAGCTACGGCAAGAACGAAGGCGACAACGTAACCCTGAACTCTTACAACAAGACCAAGCTGGAAGAGATCTTCAGCGGCGCAGCGGGCCTGGACTTCAATTTCGCGGGCGGTATGAGCCCGGAAATCATGGACTACTTCCGCTACGACGATCGTGAAAACAACTCTTACGAGCTGTTGAACGTTGGTGCGGCTATTTCTGGCGATATCGACGCGATCCAATTCCAAGGCGGTACCCTGGGCTTTGCGGCGGGTGTCGAGTACCGCGAAGAATCCGGTGAGTTCAACCCGTCTCCGGAAACCCAGAGTGGCGAAACCTTCGGTAACCAGCAAGACGCTACCGGTGGTGAGTACGACGTAACTGAAGTATTTGCCGAGTTCAACCTGCCGATCCTGCAGGGTGCGCGTTTTGCAGAAGAGCTAACCGCTGACTTTGCTGTTCGCTACTCCGATTTCAGCACCTTCGGTGGCCAGAGCACCGGTAAAGTGGGCCTGGTATACGCACCGGTTGAAGACGTGCGTTTCCGTACCAGCTACTCCACTTCCTTCCGTGCGCCGGGCATCTACGAGCTGTTCAGCGGTTCCGCTCAGAGCTACGAGTACCTGATCGACCCGTGTGACACCAGCACTTCCAACAAGGAAGGCCAGGGCGACTACTGCAACATGGTTGGCGCCAACTTCACCCAGGCTGGCAACCAGGTTCCCACCAACATCGGTGGTAACGAAGAGCTGACCCCGGAAGAAGCGCAAACCTTCACCGCCGGTATCGTGTGGACCCCGAGCTTTGTAGACGACCTGTCTATCACTCTGGACTACTACGATATCAGCATCGAAGACGCCATTACTTCTCCGGACCTGCAGCGCATCCTGGATGACTGCTTCCGCGACGGTATCGCGAGCGCGTGTCAGTTCGTTACCCGCGGTGCTGGCGATCAGATCGTTGCACTGGAAGGTGCGAAGATGAACATCGGTAAGGTTGATACCCGCGGCGTCGACGTTGACATCGTGCACAACCTGCACTTCGATGCTGGCCGTCTGGGCCTGCGTGCTCAGGCTTCCCGCCTGCTGGAGTACAACGAGTTCAACGAGCAGTCCGGCACCGAGTCTGACTACCTCGAATACGTTGGCACCACTGGTGGCCTGTACGTGAAGTGGCGCGGCCTGGCCAGCGCAACCTGGTACGGCAACGACTGGGATCTGGGCGCTGAAATGCAGTACTTCGACGATGGCTACAGCGCGTACAAGCCGGTTAAGTCCATGACTTACCTGAACCTGCGCGCTGGTTGGGACCTCAACGAAGCGACTCGCCTGTCCGCCGGTATCGACAACGTATCCGACAAAGAGCCGGAAGACACTTCTGGGTACGGCGACTGGAACAGCTTCTACGACTTCCAGGGTCGCTACTTCTGGGCTGGTGCTTCTTACCAGTTCTAA
- a CDS encoding MarC family protein: MDTLTAFLTLLFVMDPLGNIPVFLAALKNVPQRRQLFVIMRELIFALIVLLVFLYGGRFVLAWLGLSQEAIRIAGAIILFLIAIRMVFPMEGGIMGERLEGEPFFVPLAVPLVAGPSTMAILMLMTNSEGEQLWNWTLALLGAWAVSAVILLASSPLARLLGNRGLIAVERLMGMVLVMLAVQLFLDGIKQSLG; the protein is encoded by the coding sequence ATGGATACTTTAACCGCCTTCCTTACCCTCCTCTTCGTCATGGACCCACTGGGCAATATCCCGGTGTTCCTTGCGGCACTGAAGAACGTGCCGCAGCGACGGCAGCTATTCGTCATCATGCGCGAACTGATCTTTGCGCTGATTGTGCTGCTGGTATTCCTGTACGGCGGACGATTCGTACTTGCGTGGCTGGGGCTATCGCAGGAAGCGATACGGATTGCCGGGGCGATCATCCTGTTCCTGATTGCCATTCGTATGGTGTTCCCCATGGAGGGAGGGATCATGGGTGAGCGTCTGGAGGGAGAGCCTTTCTTCGTGCCACTGGCTGTACCGCTGGTGGCCGGCCCTTCCACCATGGCGATTCTTATGCTGATGACCAACAGCGAAGGGGAGCAGCTATGGAACTGGACCCTCGCGCTGCTCGGCGCCTGGGCGGTTTCTGCGGTGATTCTGTTGGCGTCGTCGCCACTTGCGCGACTGTTGGGCAATCGCGGATTGATTGCGGTCGAACGTCTGATGGGAATGGTACTGGTGATGCTGGCGGTCCAGCTGTTCCTCGACGGCATCAAGCAGAGCCTGGGTTAA
- a CDS encoding putative 2OG-Fe(II) oxygenase yields the protein MNQVLSATQATQFQKAMQHLIAGKSQTALGMARDLASEQPGAADAHQLLGMCLGEQGFPAEASSAFERALSLLPGNRVVLKNFTAFLVKQGKLFRSRHQFDAATAFLQRAVKLMPDHRFAWAELGMALRLTGDIDGALSAFDKAVKLGGGTPALRNAINGTLQDAGQLETAVRGAQQLVNENPGYAGAQETLANILWENRQRLPREDDPFRLFRRAVKQQPENTELHISFVRMLLSAKYWDEALNVLLPLRLRQPDNPVLSWYFAEALENTGEVEAASRLFSSIASKWNNNAGFLNAYTRHAFRRKEIDLANECASRAVVVDPGNQEAWANLGIFWRLQNDAREYWLFDYENLIEYIQIAPPSGYASNEEFLTVLQKKLESMHQVSGEPINQSVRGGSQTPGRLFGRKDPVLNELWLALQSAVENWLGTLPRDAKHPFLSRNLKAVRSVGSWSVRLASAGRHSNHIHNQGWLSSAFHVSLPHEVQIGDKAQNGWLQFGSPLESLGLELPARRLIQPKAGCLALFPSYMWHGTVPFTGEQARLTIAFDMQPTAGTK from the coding sequence GTGAATCAAGTGCTCTCGGCGACACAGGCAACGCAGTTCCAAAAAGCGATGCAACACCTGATAGCCGGTAAATCTCAAACTGCTCTGGGTATGGCCCGCGATTTGGCCAGTGAGCAGCCCGGCGCTGCAGATGCTCATCAATTATTGGGAATGTGTCTGGGAGAACAGGGGTTTCCTGCCGAGGCGAGTTCAGCATTCGAGCGCGCATTATCTCTGCTTCCCGGGAATCGGGTGGTCTTGAAAAACTTCACCGCCTTTCTTGTCAAGCAGGGAAAGTTGTTCAGGTCGCGGCACCAATTTGATGCTGCCACTGCATTTTTGCAGCGGGCCGTAAAGCTAATGCCTGACCACCGGTTTGCCTGGGCTGAGCTCGGAATGGCACTGCGACTTACCGGTGATATCGATGGGGCTTTGTCTGCTTTTGACAAGGCAGTAAAGCTAGGTGGTGGTACACCAGCCTTAAGAAATGCGATTAACGGCACGCTGCAGGATGCCGGTCAACTGGAAACCGCAGTGCGCGGTGCGCAGCAGTTGGTAAATGAGAATCCGGGTTATGCCGGCGCGCAGGAAACTCTCGCAAATATTCTTTGGGAAAATAGACAACGCTTGCCCCGAGAAGATGATCCTTTTCGTCTGTTTAGACGCGCGGTAAAACAGCAGCCTGAAAATACGGAATTGCATATTAGCTTTGTGCGGATGTTGTTGTCGGCTAAATATTGGGATGAAGCACTAAACGTGTTATTGCCATTGCGTCTGCGGCAGCCGGATAACCCGGTTTTGTCCTGGTATTTCGCCGAGGCGCTCGAGAATACAGGGGAAGTTGAAGCAGCATCACGTCTGTTTTCCAGTATTGCATCAAAATGGAACAACAATGCAGGGTTTCTCAATGCGTACACGAGGCACGCTTTTCGGCGAAAGGAGATTGATCTCGCGAATGAATGTGCCAGTCGTGCAGTAGTCGTGGATCCGGGAAATCAGGAGGCCTGGGCGAATCTCGGGATTTTCTGGCGACTGCAAAATGATGCGCGTGAATACTGGTTGTTCGATTATGAAAATCTGATTGAATACATACAAATTGCCCCTCCATCTGGATATGCCAGCAACGAAGAATTTCTCACCGTACTTCAGAAAAAACTGGAGTCAATGCATCAGGTATCTGGAGAGCCTATTAACCAAAGTGTTCGCGGTGGCTCCCAGACTCCCGGCCGATTGTTCGGCCGCAAGGATCCCGTGCTCAACGAGCTTTGGCTGGCTTTACAGTCGGCAGTGGAAAACTGGCTGGGTACACTGCCAAGAGATGCAAAGCACCCGTTTTTGTCGCGCAATTTGAAGGCGGTGCGCTCTGTGGGTTCATGGTCGGTGCGGCTCGCATCCGCAGGTCGTCACTCCAACCACATTCACAACCAGGGTTGGTTGAGCTCGGCATTCCACGTGTCATTACCGCACGAAGTTCAAATCGGGGATAAAGCACAAAATGGCTGGCTGCAGTTTGGCTCACCATTGGAATCCCTGGGGCTTGAGTTGCCCGCCCGACGACTAATCCAGCCTAAAGCGGGTTGCCTGGCATTGTTTCCATCTTATATGTGGCACGGAACTGTGCCATTTACTGGTGAACAGGCACGGCTCACCATCGCTTTTGACATGCAGCCGACTGCTGGAACAAAATAA
- a CDS encoding TonB-dependent receptor domain-containing protein has product MKKNLLSLAVKGALGLTAAAIMVPAMPAFAQEDEAQAVEEVIVTGSRLRVSQTQTATSPVTEINAEEFAINGATTVEDLVNQYPQLDMNFDNFMNNGSYGYASVSLRNLGAERTLTLVNGRRLPSGTYETTDLSIVPAAMVKRVDVMSGGASAVYGADAVAGVVNFELDDEFEGVGVNVGWQGYQHKNDNKYMQGLLDDAGYDYPTGSGVDGGSNNLDVMFGTSFAEKGNFVGYVTYRENEALMQGDRDYSSCALGHSSTSRTEYCGGSATANPGNFLVDGSWYTADGDGSFTPGRNVYNYAPINFYQRPDERYTAGFIAKYEVNEHFTPYTELMYVQRKSGVQIAESGTFGAAVTVPCDSALIGSLCADAGITDETVTARLYKRNTEGGPRLWNDENESYRFVIGGNGEINDNWTYDASLTYGENSAESQGYNDFLFSRIADAATGCQAGSFEGCLPYDIWNNNISVEAANALAAVSWQNIDTTFTVLQAYASGDLGFGLPSAKGETIGLVAGVEYRENTFTRASDANSLAGEFAGAGGADTNLDASIDVTEVFFESSIPLLADMGALNSFGAELGYRYSDYSTSGGVSTFKLGLSARFAEDYLVRASWNRAIRAATLNDLYTPATMALWSGTDPCAGEDPEATFEQCARTGVTAEMYGNIDPSPAGQYNMFSGGNDELTPEDATTFTFGVAATPVDNLNLAIDYYNIEVEDVISTVGASTKLNACLSQGLFCSDIRRDTEGTGTGDLWVGNSTEVATAGMIFNQIGNNGIMEREGIDLSASYSFDMGVGSMTASFVTTYVLKDYFEPIPGDESSSYDCAGLVNVSCHSPEWRHIANLRYNLDSWSVGMRWRHIGGAAFEDQYSGELLGYAADPYLSSGGRGLDSYDYLDLSAAVETTYGTLTLGINNVWDKEPPLVGVNLSENGNALGGYDQAGRYMFTSFNARF; this is encoded by the coding sequence CTACTACCGTTGAGGATCTGGTGAACCAGTATCCGCAGCTGGACATGAACTTCGACAACTTCATGAACAACGGCTCCTACGGCTACGCGTCTGTATCCCTGCGTAACCTTGGTGCTGAGCGTACCCTGACCCTGGTAAACGGTCGTCGCCTGCCGTCCGGTACTTACGAGACCACCGACCTGTCCATCGTCCCGGCAGCCATGGTAAAGCGCGTTGATGTAATGTCCGGCGGCGCATCTGCCGTATACGGCGCGGACGCCGTTGCTGGCGTTGTGAACTTTGAGCTGGACGACGAGTTTGAAGGCGTTGGCGTGAATGTTGGCTGGCAGGGCTACCAGCACAAAAATGACAACAAGTACATGCAGGGCCTGCTGGATGACGCGGGTTACGACTACCCCACCGGCAGCGGTGTCGATGGTGGCAGCAACAACCTGGATGTAATGTTTGGCACCAGCTTTGCCGAGAAAGGTAACTTTGTTGGTTATGTTACCTATCGTGAAAACGAAGCCCTGATGCAGGGTGACCGCGACTACTCTTCTTGTGCCCTGGGTCACAGCTCCACATCTCGCACCGAGTACTGTGGCGGCTCAGCTACCGCGAATCCTGGTAACTTCCTGGTTGATGGCAGCTGGTACACCGCTGACGGTGACGGCAGCTTCACCCCTGGCCGTAACGTATACAACTACGCGCCGATCAACTTTTACCAGCGCCCGGATGAGCGTTACACCGCTGGCTTTATCGCCAAGTATGAAGTGAACGAACACTTCACTCCGTACACCGAGCTGATGTATGTACAGCGCAAGAGCGGTGTGCAGATCGCAGAATCCGGCACCTTCGGCGCCGCGGTTACCGTACCGTGTGACAGCGCCCTGATCGGCAGCCTCTGTGCCGACGCGGGCATCACCGATGAAACCGTCACCGCTCGCCTGTACAAGCGCAACACCGAGGGTGGCCCGCGCCTGTGGAACGACGAGAACGAAAGCTACCGTTTCGTTATCGGTGGCAACGGCGAAATCAATGACAACTGGACCTACGATGCTTCTCTGACTTACGGCGAAAACAGCGCCGAAAGCCAGGGCTACAACGACTTCCTGTTCAGTCGTATCGCCGACGCAGCCACCGGATGTCAGGCAGGCTCCTTCGAAGGCTGTCTGCCCTACGACATCTGGAACAACAACATTTCTGTTGAAGCCGCCAACGCACTGGCCGCAGTCAGCTGGCAGAATATCGATACCACCTTCACCGTCCTGCAGGCTTACGCAAGCGGCGACCTGGGCTTTGGCCTGCCGTCCGCCAAAGGCGAAACCATTGGCCTGGTAGCGGGTGTTGAATACCGTGAAAATACCTTCACGCGCGCGTCCGACGCCAACTCCCTGGCCGGTGAGTTCGCTGGCGCGGGTGGTGCCGACACCAACCTGGATGCAAGTATCGATGTAACCGAGGTGTTCTTCGAGTCCTCGATTCCGCTGCTGGCAGATATGGGCGCACTGAACAGCTTTGGTGCAGAGCTTGGCTACCGCTACTCCGATTACAGCACCTCCGGTGGTGTAAGCACCTTCAAGCTGGGCCTGAGCGCACGCTTTGCCGAGGACTACCTGGTACGCGCCAGCTGGAACCGTGCAATTCGCGCCGCCACCCTGAACGACCTGTACACCCCGGCCACCATGGCACTGTGGAGCGGTACCGATCCCTGCGCTGGCGAGGATCCTGAAGCCACATTCGAACAGTGTGCGCGTACCGGTGTAACCGCCGAAATGTACGGCAACATCGATCCGAGCCCGGCTGGCCAGTACAACATGTTCTCCGGCGGTAATGACGAGTTGACCCCGGAAGATGCCACCACCTTCACTTTTGGTGTTGCGGCTACCCCGGTTGACAATCTGAACCTGGCGATTGACTACTACAACATCGAAGTGGAAGACGTAATCTCTACCGTTGGCGCCTCCACCAAGCTGAACGCCTGTTTGAGCCAGGGTCTGTTCTGTAGCGATATCCGTCGCGACACAGAAGGTACCGGTACTGGCGACCTGTGGGTGGGCAACAGCACCGAGGTTGCAACCGCGGGTATGATCTTCAACCAGATCGGCAACAACGGCATCATGGAGCGTGAAGGTATCGACCTCAGCGCCAGCTATAGCTTCGATATGGGCGTAGGAAGCATGACTGCTTCTTTTGTCACCACTTACGTGTTGAAAGACTACTTTGAGCCGATCCCCGGTGATGAGAGCTCTTCCTATGACTGCGCCGGCCTGGTTAACGTGTCCTGCCACTCTCCGGAATGGCGCCACATTGCCAACCTGCGTTACAACCTCGACAGCTGGAGCGTAGGCATGCGCTGGCGCCACATCGGTGGAGCCGCGTTTGAGGATCAGTACAGCGGCGAACTGCTGGGCTATGCGGCAGACCCCTACCTTTCCAGTGGCGGTCGCGGTCTGGACTCCTATGACTACCTGGACCTGTCCGCAGCAGTCGAAACCACCTACGGTACTCTGACCCTGGGCATCAACAATGTCTGGGATAAGGAGCCGCCGCTGGTTGGCGTAAACCTGTCTGAAAACGGTAACGCCCTGGGCGGTTACGACCAAGCTGGCCGTTACATGTTCACCAGCTTTAACGCTCGTTTCTAA